A single window of Candidatus Obscuribacter sp. DNA harbors:
- a CDS encoding RNB domain-containing ribonuclease, giving the protein MQQASEHGSTDLRDRARLEMAAQGLRTTFDQMSIEQVDKAKEMASGDLLKLAPPETKDLRKLLWSSVDNKESKDLDQIEYAERLSDGNARVLIGIADVDIYVPKDTAIDNAARANTTSVYTGVLTFPMLPDEISCGLSSLLPGQDRLAVVYELLISPDGHVLQSQVYRALTHNYAKLDYKTIGDWLGGLTDVPAQVSRVSGLAEQIKLQVAIKEQIFGLRKQRGSLFLGSVEARPVTSDGVVLELELEEDNPAKELIENLMIAANIAVSEYLDKKNFPSIKRVVRSPDRWDKLVQLVKGMGGSLPDKPDARALQLFLMEQRQKDPRHFPDVSLRVVKLLGGGSYELDPPGQNNTGHFALAVNDYTHSTAPNRRYVDLITQRLLKAAMDGKAVPYTDEELTEIAAKCNRQSAAAKKVERTMRKVAAASLLEHSIGRIYDGIVTGIKNSAVYVRVVRPPVEGRIVKGQEKLDVGDDVRVRLIKVDEAHAYIDFELV; this is encoded by the coding sequence TTGCAACAAGCTAGCGAGCACGGCAGTACTGATTTGCGCGACCGCGCCAGGCTGGAGATGGCCGCCCAGGGGCTGCGCACGACCTTTGATCAGATGTCTATCGAGCAGGTCGATAAAGCCAAAGAGATGGCTAGTGGTGACTTACTCAAGCTCGCTCCGCCTGAGACAAAAGACTTGCGTAAGTTGCTCTGGTCCTCGGTGGATAACAAAGAGTCAAAAGACCTTGACCAGATAGAGTATGCAGAGAGGCTCTCTGACGGCAACGCGCGAGTTTTGATTGGCATTGCTGATGTCGATATCTACGTGCCTAAAGACACGGCTATAGACAATGCCGCCAGAGCCAATACAACATCTGTCTATACCGGTGTTTTGACTTTTCCGATGCTGCCTGATGAGATTTCGTGCGGTCTGTCGTCACTGTTACCAGGTCAAGACAGGTTGGCTGTTGTCTATGAGCTATTAATTAGTCCCGATGGGCATGTCTTGCAAAGCCAGGTATACCGCGCTCTTACTCATAATTATGCCAAGCTTGACTATAAAACTATTGGTGATTGGCTAGGTGGCTTAACCGATGTGCCGGCTCAAGTATCACGTGTATCCGGGCTTGCCGAGCAGATTAAGCTACAAGTGGCTATCAAAGAACAAATATTTGGCTTGCGTAAACAACGGGGCTCTTTGTTTTTGGGTTCTGTCGAAGCCCGCCCTGTGACCAGCGATGGTGTGGTACTAGAGCTGGAACTGGAAGAAGACAATCCAGCCAAAGAATTGATTGAAAACTTGATGATTGCAGCCAATATCGCTGTTTCAGAGTATTTAGACAAAAAGAATTTCCCATCAATAAAGAGAGTGGTGCGCTCTCCTGATCGCTGGGACAAATTAGTACAACTTGTTAAAGGCATGGGCGGCTCTTTGCCTGATAAGCCTGATGCCAGAGCTTTACAGTTGTTTTTGATGGAGCAACGTCAAAAGGACCCGCGGCACTTCCCGGATGTGTCTTTGCGCGTAGTAAAGCTACTAGGTGGGGGCTCATATGAGCTGGATCCGCCAGGACAAAATAACACTGGGCATTTTGCTCTTGCGGTCAACGACTATACACACTCGACAGCACCAAACAGGCGCTATGTGGATTTGATTACTCAAAGACTGTTAAAAGCTGCTATGGATGGTAAGGCGGTGCCTTATACAGACGAGGAGCTGACTGAGATAGCTGCTAAATGCAATCGCCAGAGTGCAGCTGCCAAAAAGGTTGAGCGCACCATGCGTAAAGTGGCTGCGGCTAGTCTGTTGGAGCACAGTATCGGGCGCATTTACGATGGTATCGTTACTGGTATCAAAAATAGTGCGGTGTATGTGCGAGTAGTCCGTCCACCAGTAGAGGGACGCATCGTCAAAGGACAGGAAAAGCTCGACGTTGGCGACGATGTGCGTGTGCGTCTGATTAAAGTCGATGAGGCTCATGCTTATATAGACTTTGAACTTGTTTAA
- a CDS encoding M23 family metallopeptidase yields the protein MLKYRLKAKSAASPKLLLGLVLLAFLQINSTNASPAQQKVEKSKDNIVDIVTRLEPTQIKVYAFSQQVSEGAVLMEVTGQNISTIPSNPRWSYLSRSYNDPVVIIQLPGAGQTYNYKFKYQYHSGLPGGHPDLKYVYKLPIKPDQAIRVNLGYGEGSHAVGTVNEFAIDLATPEGTPVCAARDGVVIAFRSDSNIGGPGAEYLESANHVTIKHADGSYAEYVHLKQNGVLVHLNEHVKKGQIIALSGNTGQSTGPHLHFCIYYYDQNEIRHSVPFYMLTKNGPTKVFTVGKLLQP from the coding sequence TTGCTAAAGTATAGACTCAAAGCAAAGTCGGCAGCATCCCCAAAACTGTTACTGGGATTGGTTTTACTGGCATTTCTACAGATCAACAGTACAAATGCTAGCCCGGCACAACAAAAAGTAGAAAAATCCAAAGACAATATTGTCGATATAGTGACAAGACTGGAACCAACTCAAATCAAAGTTTACGCCTTTTCGCAGCAGGTTTCAGAAGGCGCAGTTTTGATGGAAGTAACTGGACAAAACATCAGTACAATTCCTTCCAATCCCAGGTGGAGCTATCTTTCCAGAAGCTATAACGATCCGGTGGTGATTATCCAATTGCCGGGCGCTGGTCAAACCTATAACTACAAATTCAAATATCAATACCATTCAGGATTGCCAGGCGGACATCCTGATCTTAAGTACGTATACAAGTTACCAATAAAACCTGATCAAGCCATACGAGTCAACCTGGGCTATGGTGAAGGCTCGCATGCAGTGGGCACAGTCAATGAATTTGCCATCGACCTGGCAACCCCCGAAGGCACGCCTGTTTGTGCAGCAAGAGATGGTGTCGTAATAGCCTTTCGCTCAGACTCAAATATTGGCGGACCTGGTGCCGAATACCTCGAAAGCGCTAATCATGTCACTATCAAGCATGCAGACGGCAGCTATGCTGAGTACGTGCACCTCAAACAAAACGGCGTGCTGGTGCACCTCAATGAGCACGTCAAAAAAGGGCAGATAATTGCGCTTTCTGGCAACACCGGTCAATCTACAGGTCCTCATCTACATTTTTGCATCTATTATTATGACCAAAACGAGATAAGACACTCAGTCCCCTTTTATATGCTCACTAAAAACGGTCCGACCAAAGTATTTACTGTGGGCAAGTTATTGCAGCCCTAA
- the ybaK gene encoding Cys-tRNA(Pro) deacylase, with protein sequence MKTNAVRIIDSLGFKYELKEYEVDPEDLTAETVASKIGFPLEQVFKTLVARGDKNGVCLAVVAGDAQLDLKALAKLSGDRKAEVVSLKEVQPLTGYVRGGVTALACKKDYPVFVDENVYLFDVISVSAGVRGTQIIINPEDYIKATKATVGQIAKV encoded by the coding sequence ATGAAAACTAATGCAGTACGCATCATTGATAGCTTAGGCTTCAAATACGAGCTAAAAGAGTACGAGGTCGATCCAGAAGATCTCACAGCCGAAACTGTAGCTAGCAAAATCGGTTTTCCCCTGGAGCAGGTTTTTAAGACGCTCGTGGCACGCGGCGACAAAAATGGTGTTTGCCTGGCGGTAGTAGCCGGTGATGCCCAGCTCGATCTCAAAGCGCTGGCAAAATTATCAGGCGACCGCAAAGCCGAAGTAGTCTCACTCAAAGAAGTACAACCATTAACAGGCTATGTGCGCGGAGGCGTGACCGCCCTGGCATGCAAAAAAGACTATCCTGTCTTTGTCGACGAAAACGTCTATCTCTTTGATGTAATTTCGGTTTCGGCAGGCGTGCGCGGCACACAAATTATCATCAACCCAGAGGACTATATCAAAGCAACAAAAGCCACGGTAGGACAGATTGCTAAAGTATAG
- a CDS encoding SPFH domain-containing protein gives MDMTFEIFLLLLPLTVYFLAGIKVVYSYQRMVVYRFGKPTNSHGPGLTFIWPVIEKELRFDVSQRSTRLPKVLIGNETTTAVSGDFTYRIDDVIKAVGKNRVSDTANAFTRTSVTKHTAEIVKSSANDIDKRTQEAVRKVLTRTLPGLTVLECTTQRGQVEKQILAQVNLATSSFGVIVTSLNIDDFKLITSLLVVLASLTPQVVSQLDSAIAPGAARETDKY, from the coding sequence ATGGATATGACTTTTGAAATATTTTTGTTGCTCCTGCCTCTAACGGTATACTTTCTGGCGGGTATCAAGGTCGTATACAGCTACCAGCGCATGGTGGTTTATCGCTTTGGCAAACCAACAAACTCGCATGGACCGGGGCTGACTTTTATCTGGCCTGTTATCGAAAAAGAACTGCGCTTTGATGTCTCTCAACGCTCCACTCGTTTGCCTAAGGTGCTTATAGGCAACGAAACAACAACGGCTGTGTCAGGCGATTTTACTTATCGCATCGATGATGTCATCAAGGCAGTTGGCAAAAACAGGGTAAGTGATACTGCTAACGCGTTTACAAGGACCAGTGTGACAAAACACACTGCTGAAATCGTCAAATCGTCAGCCAACGATATAGACAAACGCACTCAGGAAGCGGTGCGTAAGGTGCTGACCAGAACTTTGCCAGGGCTTACGGTGCTAGAGTGCACGACCCAAAGAGGCCAAGTCGAAAAGCAAATACTTGCTCAGGTTAATCTAGCCACTTCTAGTTTTGGTGTGATAGTGACAAGTTTGAATATCGATGATTTCAAGTTAATCACTTCTTTGCTAGTGGTTTTGGCATCACTGACGCCGCAGGTTGTCAGCCAACTCGACAGTGCAATCGCGCCAGGCGCGGCAAGAGAGACTGATAAATATTGA
- a CDS encoding tetratricopeptide repeat protein: MKGYVSDLPIGEVLVRAGLVSQINIDDAVKDAGTRERLIGRTLVSRGLLSNEQLQAALQAQSLLRDGVVDSYKAFKALSHAGVSGLSFEEALSGLNADRVVKAFEHTSKLGELLEEAGVVSAQDLERAYHQSIGSGNPLGAVLVSEGLLTNSYVDAALELQIRVRDGMFSREQAIEALRQDPRKLLELIAPFLMAPKGATGELEQSAKSAAKAKPVRLGELFVRAGILTQADVAQALELALAHSHPIGEMLVARAFITRALLDAALSLQRMVTDHKLTTGEATACLVKVFNTDKTVSECLLELNLVKAQAVPGKSQAEICRVNDSVPGYFKKAARNASRTVSELPAMMPQKPITLKDLNLDLMAQKVAAENDLCAPAVGDSANSADSAKDIDDTALLDVKFDDDLKAQEPTPPETTFADLFPQSYNFVSSDKTEFFSGLHGAFSRLGRIYLKRGDFLAAEELLEDALSVSQSFHLDYNLISDMSFLACLHLKTGKSWQAEKILKRCLVLIAQLPGNSDVLTGVTYHRLALTYCHLGLLFKAEKHFKRAVELIQNASLTGYLLLGAASEPRGQGPNSTTSRLLKRRLAAIYKDHAVLLNRMRRESEADKYYFLARKTLSSSMGMG, from the coding sequence TTGAAAGGGTATGTTTCTGATCTGCCAATTGGCGAGGTCCTTGTCCGTGCGGGATTGGTATCACAAATCAATATTGATGATGCTGTAAAAGACGCAGGCACAAGAGAGCGTCTCATTGGTCGCACTCTCGTCAGTCGTGGGCTTCTAAGCAACGAGCAATTGCAGGCTGCACTGCAAGCGCAGTCACTATTGCGCGATGGTGTGGTGGATTCTTATAAGGCTTTTAAAGCTCTATCGCATGCTGGTGTAAGCGGGCTTAGCTTTGAAGAAGCGCTCAGTGGGCTCAATGCAGATCGTGTTGTTAAAGCATTTGAGCATACGAGCAAACTCGGCGAGCTATTGGAAGAAGCTGGTGTAGTCAGTGCCCAGGACTTAGAACGCGCTTATCATCAAAGTATTGGCTCCGGTAATCCTCTGGGAGCGGTGCTTGTCAGTGAAGGACTGCTCACTAACTCTTATGTGGATGCAGCTTTAGAGTTGCAAATTAGAGTGCGTGACGGCATGTTCAGTCGGGAGCAGGCTATTGAGGCTCTGCGCCAGGACCCGCGTAAGCTTTTGGAATTGATAGCACCATTTTTGATGGCACCCAAAGGTGCTACCGGTGAGCTTGAGCAATCTGCAAAATCAGCTGCTAAAGCCAAGCCGGTGCGCTTGGGTGAGCTGTTTGTGCGGGCCGGCATACTGACCCAGGCTGATGTTGCTCAGGCTCTTGAGCTGGCTCTGGCGCATTCACATCCCATAGGTGAGATGCTTGTCGCTCGTGCCTTTATCACCAGAGCGTTGCTTGATGCTGCGCTCAGTTTGCAGCGTATGGTCACTGACCACAAGCTCACAACAGGCGAAGCCACTGCCTGTCTGGTCAAAGTCTTTAACACTGATAAAACAGTCTCTGAGTGTTTGCTGGAGCTAAATCTGGTCAAGGCACAAGCTGTTCCTGGTAAAAGTCAGGCTGAAATATGCAGAGTAAATGACAGTGTACCTGGCTATTTTAAAAAAGCGGCGCGCAATGCCAGTCGCACCGTTAGCGAATTGCCAGCAATGATGCCGCAAAAACCCATAACCCTCAAAGATCTCAATCTAGATTTGATGGCGCAAAAAGTCGCAGCCGAAAATGATTTGTGTGCACCAGCAGTGGGTGATAGCGCAAACAGTGCTGACAGCGCAAAAGACATCGATGACACCGCACTACTAGATGTCAAATTTGATGATGATCTTAAAGCGCAGGAGCCGACACCTCCAGAAACCACATTTGCTGATCTATTTCCTCAGTCTTACAACTTTGTCTCCAGTGATAAGACAGAATTTTTCTCTGGTTTGCATGGCGCCTTTTCACGACTTGGTCGAATTTATCTCAAGCGCGGCGACTTCCTGGCGGCAGAAGAACTGTTAGAAGATGCTCTGTCGGTCTCTCAGAGCTTTCACCTGGACTATAACCTTATATCTGATATGAGCTTCCTGGCCTGCCTGCACCTCAAAACTGGCAAAAGCTGGCAAGCCGAAAAAATCCTGAAACGCTGCCTGGTGCTGATAGCTCAGCTGCCTGGTAATAGCGACGTGCTCACTGGCGTCACCTATCATCGCCTGGCTTTGACCTATTGCCACCTGGGACTGCTTTTTAAGGCTGAAAAGCACTTCAAGAGGGCTGTGGAGCTGATTCAGAATGCTTCATTGACTGGCTATTTGCTTTTGGGGGCAGCCAGTGAGCCGCGGGGGCAGGGTCCAAATTCAACGACCAGCCGACTACTCAAGAGACGACTGGCCGCAATTTACAAAGACCATGCTGTACTGCTCAACCGTATGAGACGGGAGTCAGAGGCTGATAAATATTACTTTTTAGCCCGTAAAACTCTCTCATCCTCAATGGGGATGGGTTGA
- a CDS encoding ABC transporter permease, whose amino-acid sequence MLLIRPDRVAGLVYRYFLVLSRSSFRVLDIVFWPVMDLIVWGFVSNYFNSIGKNTPSAVTFLIGAIIFFNVLHRAQQSISVSFLEDMWSRNLLSIFIAPITVGEFVSATYTLGILQAVAVMTITSIMAALLYSFDMFSLSWYLIPLFVNLLVMGWWLGLLTTACILRFGYQAEALAWAIPFLLQPISAVFYPLSILPQWLQPVALMVPATHVFEGLRYIISGGTNAAHYLWTAAALNLVYWTLTTIFFGAQIQRARVKGSLAKLVT is encoded by the coding sequence ATGTTATTAATTAGACCTGACCGAGTAGCAGGACTTGTGTACCGCTATTTTTTAGTGCTCTCACGCAGCAGCTTTAGAGTACTCGATATAGTCTTCTGGCCGGTGATGGACTTGATTGTCTGGGGCTTTGTCAGCAACTACTTCAACAGTATCGGCAAAAACACACCGTCAGCGGTGACATTTTTAATTGGCGCGATTATATTCTTTAATGTCTTGCACCGTGCCCAGCAGTCAATTTCGGTCTCATTTTTAGAAGACATGTGGTCTCGTAACCTGCTGAGCATTTTTATTGCTCCAATTACAGTAGGCGAATTTGTCAGCGCGACTTACACTCTGGGCATACTCCAGGCCGTTGCAGTGATGACAATTACGTCGATTATGGCAGCATTGCTTTATTCCTTTGATATGTTTAGCTTGAGCTGGTACCTCATACCGCTTTTTGTCAATTTGCTGGTAATGGGCTGGTGGCTCGGACTGCTAACAACCGCATGCATCCTGCGCTTTGGCTATCAAGCCGAGGCCCTTGCCTGGGCCATTCCATTTTTACTGCAACCTATTTCTGCAGTATTTTATCCCTTATCAATACTGCCACAATGGCTCCAACCTGTAGCTTTGATGGTACCAGCCACCCATGTATTCGAGGGGCTGCGCTACATCATCAGTGGTGGCACAAATGCCGCACACTATCTCTGGACAGCTGCGGCACTCAATCTTGTCTACTGGACTTTGACCACGATATTCTTTGGCGCTCAAATCCAGCGGGCCCGAGTTAAAGGCTCGCTGGCCAAGCTTGTAACGTGA
- a CDS encoding ABC transporter ATP-binding protein — translation MSIVSVKNLRKTFDKAVAVEDISFEITKGEIVGLLGQNGAGKSTTIQILLGLITATSGEVTMFGLNPWKERIKVLSRTNFSSAYVAMPHNLKVRENLEVFARLYGVKDRKNKIDSLMQLFGVEDLAKKMTGSLSSGQSTRVNLCKALLNDPELLLLDEPTASLDPDIADKVRQLLQQIQKERGLTVIYTSHNMADVEALCQRILFLHKGRIIASGTPQEIVKNLDAESLEEVFIGIARDQFDPLLLHQPGAGNGGVV, via the coding sequence ATGTCTATCGTAAGTGTTAAAAACCTGCGCAAAACCTTCGACAAAGCAGTGGCTGTCGAAGACATTAGCTTTGAGATCACAAAAGGCGAAATAGTCGGTCTTTTGGGACAAAATGGAGCGGGCAAGTCTACCACTATCCAGATTTTGCTTGGTTTGATTACTGCCACCTCTGGTGAAGTGACCATGTTTGGTCTCAATCCCTGGAAAGAGCGCATTAAGGTGCTCTCACGCACTAACTTTAGCTCAGCTTACGTCGCCATGCCGCACAATCTAAAAGTGCGTGAAAATCTAGAAGTATTTGCCAGACTTTATGGTGTCAAAGATCGCAAAAACAAAATTGATAGCTTGATGCAACTATTCGGTGTAGAAGATTTAGCAAAAAAAATGACAGGCTCGCTCTCATCAGGTCAGTCCACCAGGGTCAACCTGTGCAAAGCACTGCTCAACGATCCAGAGCTGTTGCTGCTCGACGAACCCACCGCCAGCCTCGATCCAGACATAGCAGATAAAGTCAGACAGCTGCTCCAACAAATTCAAAAAGAACGAGGTCTGACAGTTATTTACACATCTCACAATATGGCTGATGTAGAAGCCCTCTGCCAGCGCATTCTCTTCCTCCACAAGGGACGCATCATCGCCAGCGGCACCCCTCAAGAAATAGTCAAAAATCTCGATGCCGAATCTCTCGAAGAAGTCTTTATCGGCATTGCTCGTGATCAATTCGATCCACTCTTATTGCACCAGCCTGGGGCTGGCAATGGAGGCGTAGTCTGA
- a CDS encoding tetratricopeptide repeat protein, which yields MTQTSNTPCPILHQVADLLRQGSEHQRWKQYEQAEAFYTEAVNMAREQLGPDHQVLGYALSDLAQLQEDQGKVILARDNFVAALDILEKHLGNNHQDTLHIFGRLHHLFR from the coding sequence ATGACGCAAACCTCCAACACTCCCTGCCCCATCCTCCACCAAGTGGCAGACCTGCTCAGGCAAGGCTCTGAGCATCAGCGCTGGAAGCAGTATGAACAAGCGGAAGCCTTCTACACCGAGGCGGTCAACATGGCTCGCGAACAACTCGGCCCAGACCATCAGGTGCTCGGATACGCTTTGAGCGATCTGGCGCAGCTGCAGGAGGACCAGGGCAAGGTCATTTTGGCTCGCGACAACTTCGTCGCCGCTCTGGACATTCTCGAGAAGCACCTCGGCAACAACCACCAGGACACGCTCCACATTTTCGGGCGCCTGCATCACCTCTTCCGCTGA